The window CGCGAGGAAGACATCATTCGCTGGGAGTTCGCCAAAAAGACGAAGGCCGATGAAGACCTGCTCGCCAAGATGGCCGGCAAGACACACACCGGCGGCGGCGCTGCCGATCCGAAAGCCATTGGCCACCACGGCCACACGAAGCTCTTTCAGGATTTTTTGAACGCCGTGAAAAAGGGGAAGCAGCCCCTCATCAACGGCCACGAAGGCCGCAAGAGCGTCGAGGTGATCCTCGCCATCTACAAGGCAGCCGAAACCGGCAAGGCCGTTCAGCTGCCGCTGGCAAAAGATCCGACCTGGACCAAGCGGACGCTGAAGAAGTAACTATCCCTTCTCCGTCATACGCTGGATGGCTGCCGCAAAGTTATCAGCAAACGGCTCGAACGATTCCGTCTCGTGATCGAAGTGGAACACGGGGTAGTCTTGCTCCGCGCCGCGCAGATCAAAACAGAACGCATCGCCGTTAATCGCCACGGCGAACAGCAGCCCGTCGGGCTGCGCTTCTTCGCCCTCTTCAGGCGGATCACGCCGATACTCGCGCGCGTCGAGGCTCTTGGGGCCGACTACACGCACGCTGTAGCCCTCTCGGCCAAATACATCGCCGAAAGAATGTCGGCCGGCAGTGGTGACGAAGTCGGCGTACGATTGCGGCAGCTGGATGCTGTTTTTCTTTTCCCAAGCAGCAATTCCGTCCGCAGTTGCGAGTGGCTTTTTCGAGGCCTTGGATGCGAGATAGTCCTGGAACCACTGCGTGGCATTGGCTGGCTTCTTCGGAGTCTGTTCAGCGGCCGGCGCCGCGCGCATCAGTTGCAGTTTCTCGGCAATCCAGGCTATATCGGCTGGAGTTGGTTTCTGATTTCCCAGAAAGTCGTTGTACGAGATGCCTTTGAATTTCAACTCGCGCGCGAGAAACAACAGTCGCATCGAGAACCAATACTCACGAGCCAGAAACAAGCGAATCCATTGATGCGACGGAATCTTGCCGCCTTGCGCTTTGTAATACTTCTTGGCCAAGCGGTCGTCGCTTTTGATCACGCCGTTATTTCGCCACTCTTGCGACTTGAAGACATCTGCCGTCGTCGCGATTTCGGCGAGCGGAGTCAGCTTGCTCACCTCTTTCAGTTCACCACACTTGGGACAGCGCGCGGAGCTCGACGTAACGGTGTACGCCGAAACGACCGTTTGCGGCACGGCCAATTGCCAATGGGTGGGCTCCTTCGTTTTCGCGTCGACGGTTGGATAAAACTTGACCTCGCCCGGAACCGCGGCTTCGAACATTTGCCTGGCTCGCGCACTGACGAGCAGGTTGCCAAAAGCGGCTCCCGTAAAGTCGCCGGCCGCTTCGTGTCCACGCACGAGCACATAAGGCTGAGGAACGGCATCGAGGTCAGGGAAGGAGCAGTGCTCGCACTTCGTGGGAAACTGATTCGCCGTCAATTGGCCGTGCTCGAGGACATCGAGTGCGGAGGTGCGGGTGTAAACCCGCACAGGTGGACGCGGCGCAACTGCCGCTGTCGCGATGGCTGCTTTCTCCTCATCGCTCGCCATCAATTCCCACGCGCCGTTGTGTTGTCGATACAAGACCAGACCGCCGGCCGGTGGCTTGCCGCGCGCGGCAAAGGCCAGGTAGTTGCCATCGGCCGACCAGGCCAAGCTGCCGCCGCAGGTGTCTTCGGTCGCATGCTCGATTGTCTGCACTGTCTTCCGCGTCGCGTAATCAAAAATGCGAATCACATGGTCGTTGCTGGTGATGGCGTATTGAGCTCCCGTCGGCGAAATCGCCAGACCAGACACGCCGCGCGAAATCCTCTGCTCGCCGACGAGTTCCAATTTCTGCAAATCCCAAAACAACAGGCACGAACGGCTTTTAAGCTCGGTGCCAAAGCAGGCCCATGTTCCGCGCGGCTCAACGCTCACCGTCCGCGGCTGGTGGTCGATGTTTGTCGACTTCACTACTTCTCGTTTAGTCCAATCAACAAGTTGCAACTTGCCTGAGGTCTGACCTTTGTCATTGATCACCCTCAGCCCCACGACGATGTGTTTGCCGTCCGGCAAAAAAGCGGCCGCTTCGGCGCTCGTGTAGTCGTGCGTCGTCAGCTCGATCTCGATGGCTACGTTCCCAGTGTCAGCGTCGTAGAGCTTGAGCGTTTTTCCGCTCGGCGAAACAAAGAACTTGCCGTCGGGAGAATAAACGAGTTCTCCGCTAAGGAAGTCGGTTTTGGATTGCCGCAGGAACTGACCACTCGACGAAAACACCAGCACGTCGCGCATCGCATGGGCGGCCACTTCGTTGCCGCCGGGTCGAACGACAACCGTGCCGATCAGATCATTGCCTTTCTCATGCACACTCCACAGCAGTTTGCCGTCGGGCAGACTCCAGGCCGCCAACTCGCGAAACTTTTCGTCGATCGGCCTTTTCGGATGTGGCATGCTCGCTCCGCCGCCAGCAATCAGCGTTTGCGACTTTTCGTCAAAGGCAACACAAGCGAAGCTGCCCGTCGTCGTTGCAGGGAGTTGCACGGAGCGAGTTCCTGGAGAATAGATTGAGACGTGCCTGTTGTTGCAGGAATGGTAACGATCACCGATTGGGGAATAAAGCTAGTAGGCCAAAAATTGACGGCTCCACTGACCTTCAGCAACAAAAAAACGACGCGTGCAAGCGGGAATCAACTTCCCACCTTCACGCGTCGCGATTGACGACAAGATTGTTGTCAGAAACTACTTGGTCGCGGGCAACAGAATGAGGGCGCCTTCGACGAAGGTGGCTTCGCCGGGTTTGCCGTTCAGTTTGTATTGCACCTTGAGTTTCTTATCGCTGCCGGGGGCGGGATCGCCGCCGAAGCTCTTGTTGTAGGTCGTTTCGGGCAAGGTGATCAGCGGCAGGTCGGTGGCCCGCTTTTGCAGGATGGCGGTCACGTCCTTCTTGCCGGAATCGCTGCCGTATTCGGCCTTCACGATTTCGACCTTCGTCTTTTCGATGCCGGCCTTCGACAGCTGATCCTTCACGTCGACGCCCTTGGCTTGCAAGCTTTGGGCGACCGAGAGGACCGTGGCGAGAGCGTCGTCCTTGATCTCCGGAACCTTCAGCGCGTTGAGCGCCATTTGGAACGTCGTGTTGTTGGGATAACGTTGCAGCACGACAAGGACGAGCTTCTTATCGGCTGAAGCTTTCGCCGTGTCCATCGCCTTCTGGGCCATGTCGTTTCGCACATCATCGGGCAGGATGAACTGGCGAGCGATGCGGATATAACCCTTGATCGCGCGGCCGTGATACTTATGGCCAGGAATCTTGGCCAGATCGAGCAGCACCGGCGCGGCGTCGTCGGTCGTCCATTCACCAAGGAGCTTGGTGCTGGCGTCTTGCAGTTCTGGGGTCGTGCTCTTGCCGGCAGCACCGACAGCGGCGAGGGCCTTCTTGCCGCCGACCGCGCCGACGACTTCGAGCAGCTTGATCTTGGTCTCGAGCGACTTGGCGCTGTCCATGGCAGTCACCAGTTCCGTGGCGCAAGCTTCACGATCGGGCATGCGAATGCTCGCAGCGAGGAGAGCCTTTTCGGCGGGGACCACATCTTCGGCCCGCTTGGGAGCCGTGACTTGCGTGATGAGAACGTTCAAGCCCTTCTCATCGACGGTCTCGCCGAGCGCGGCGAGGGCAGCCGTGCGCACGGCTACGTCGTTGCTATCGAGAGCCTTGAGCAAGGCGGGCGTGGCGCTGATTCGGCGTTGACCGACGAGGGCGAGGAGCAGCGACAGCTTCTTGCCGGTCGCGCCAGGAAGAGCGGCGGCGATTTGCGAGTTGACTTTTTCTCCTTGCAGATCGGCCAGCGTCGCTTTGGCGGCGTCGGCGAGTTCCGTGTCTTTATCGAGCGCGGTTTCGAGCAACGCAGTTACCGACGAATCGTCGCCGACGCGGCTCAGCGCGGTGATGGCGGCGATGCGGACTTCCTTGGGACCTTCGGCTGCCGCTTTAACGATGGCGGCAACTACGACCGTCTTCGGCCGATCGGCCATGGCGGTGATGACGAGCGCGCCGCGCTCGGCGTTCAACTTGCCAACTTCTTCGGCGAGCGCCTTATCGACTGCGCCACCCGAGATCTCGCGGGCGGTGGTCAAGGCGAGTTGGAACAGCGGCTTTTCGGGCGAACGGAGTTGCTCGAGGAGCAGCGGAATCCCTTCGTCCTTACGGGCGAGGATGGCGCCGCGAGTCGCTTCGAGGAAGCGCGTCTTCGGCACTTCGGCGCGGCGAACTTGATCGTAGATTTCGATCGCTTCGGCCGTCTTGTCATTCAGGCGTTGTTCGGCGCACAGGATCAAACCTTCGGCGATGGCCGAGTTCACCGGCTTCGGGCTGTCGGCGAGAGCGTCGCGCAGGGTCTTCGTGGCAACGTCGTTGCCGATCAGGCCGAGGGCGACGGCGGCGGCCGAAGCGACATCGGCGTCTTTGGCGGCGAGGTGCTTGGCTAGTTGTTCAACGGCTTTGGCATCGCGGCGATTGCCGAGCGAATTGACGACACCGATCAGGAGTTTGCCTTCGAGCGAGCCGGCAGCCGTGCGGAGCGCGGCGCTAGCCTCGTCGCCGGGAATGGCTTCGAGAGCGATACGAGCCCACGAGTGAAGTTGCGGATTGGTCAGGAGCTTGGCCAGTTCGGGCACGGCAGCGGCCGAGCCGTCGATGGTCAGCTTTTTGCAAGCGAGCGCCTTGTCAGCAGCCGGCGCGTCGGATTGCAAAACGGCGAGGGCTTCTTTTTCTTTTTCGGCCGAGACCTTGACCGGATCGGCAGCGAACAGCGCGGATGCGCAGAACAAAAACAGTGCAGAGTAAAGGAAATGTTGAATTCGCATGGAGAAACCTAAAGGTGTATGAGTGAGTTTTGGCAAACGGAACCAGACGGCGGCGCTTAGAGACGCCACGGTTCGCGGAGGGCTTCGGAGCGCATCCGGTTGGCTGGTTCGTCGTCAACGAACATGGTGGTCTTCAGGTCGTATTTCACCTGGCGACCGAGCGCGAGGGCGACGTTCGCGGCGTGGCAAGCGATGTGTGCATTGCAGGCCGCTTCGGCGTTCCCCTTCGGCTTGCCGCGGGTCTTCACGCAATCGAGGAAGTCGCGGACGTGGAAGGTGGCGGGATAACCGCCGATCTCTTCGACATTGCGACCAGCGAGGAGCGTCGGCGAGCTGAGGACCATCTTGCCGCTGTCGCCGGCCTCGACCCAACCGGTTTCGCCTTCGAAACGGACCGGGCACGAGCCGAGCGGAATCCAGCCGGTCTCGCGGAAGATCAGTTCGCAACCGTTCTCATACTTGCATACGAGCTCACCATTCTTCGGCGGATTGTATTCCACCGGCGGCGGACAATCGTTGACGGCCCATTGGCACAGATCGACGCAGTGCGAACCCCATTCGAGCACGCCGCCGCCGCCGAACGCGCCGACCAGGCCGCCACCTTTTTCAAAGTTGAAACCGTTGAGGAGCGCCTGGTTGTAAGGACGATAGGCGGCTGGTCCGAGGTAGATGTCCCAATCGACCACTTCTTTTTCCGGCACCGGTTGTTCTGGCAGCCAGGCGCTCATGATGGCCTTCATGCCGGCCGGGTGAGCGTAGACTTTTTGAACCTTGCCGAGCTTGCCAGTGCGAGCCAGTTCACACGCGAACGCAAAGTGCGGCAGGTTGCGGCGTTGCGTGCCCGCTTGAAAGACGCGGCCGGTGCGAGCCATCGTGTCGCGCAGAATCAGGCTCTCGACGATGTTCTTGGTGCACGGCTTTTCGCAGTAGATATCCTTGCCGGCTTTGGCGGCGTGCATGGCCATCAAACCGTGCCAATTGGGGCCGGTGGCGATCAGCACGGCGTCGATATCGGTGCGGTCGAGCACTTCGCGGAAGTCGCGATACATGTCGCAGCTGGCGTTGCCGTACTTCCCATCGACTTTTTTCTTCACTTCCTGGCGACGCGATTCCTTGATATCGCACACCGCAGTGAACTGCACATCCTTCTGCTCGAGAAAGCAACCGAGGTCGTAGTTGCCGCGATTGCCGATGCCGATGCCGCCGACCACGACGCGCTCGCTCGGAGGAGTCGCGCCGTCGCGACCCAGCGCGGAGCTCGGAATGATGGTGGGTGTCATCGAAGCCACGCCGGCCGCGATCGCGGTCTTTACAAAGCCACGGCGTGAGAGAGGAACTTTCTGAGACATCTTTCAACTCCTGGTTTCAATCTACGGTTCTGCAATCGATTGCGGTTGACTAGCCCGACCGTCAGCCGCCGCTCGCCTCAGCGGCAGGGACATGCGGGAAGCCGACAGCATACTCTTTCCAAAAGGGAGTTGCTGCTAGATAGGAGCGAATATGCATGCATCGTGAGCGCTCGGCAGGCAGCATCCTGTCCTGCTCCCCTCGCCCCGCTTCGGGGAGAGGGGCTGGGGGTGAGGGGTGAGCCGAAGCGAGAGTCTGCTAATGAGCACGCACTATGGATTGCCGACCAGTTCGCCAGAAAATTGAGTCAAACTCACGCATTATCCCCTCACCCCCGACCCCTCTCCCCGAAACGGGGCGAGGGGAGAGAGATAAGGCCGCGACGGCGTCGCTGGCGTGAATCGCTACCTGGCGGGTCTACGCCGGGCCGGAGTTGTCAGCTCTGCCGTGTCTTTGTGGAGCCGGATGGTCGGTCAGTGTGATCGACCGAGATGACGCAGAAGAGGGATGAGCGAGGGATCTCGTGTTCCCACAAGCCCATTTGAAGCCACCCGGATTAGCGAGAATAAAGTGTGATATTTGCGAGGCAATATCACTTGCGTTAATTGCCTTTAAGTCTTTCTTCGCAAGCACTTGCGCAAGAAACGACTACTCGCATTGCCTGTTATATTCTGGGGTATGAAAGGGGGGCTGCGTTATTTCTTCGGCTTGCCGGCGATCACGTAGCCGAGGTTGCCCCAGATCGAATGGATCTTCCAGTCGACGAGGGCGTCGGCGACGAGCGGCTCGATTTTGAGATCGGTGTTTTCCAGAATCACGTCCGACATCGGGCCGAGGAAAAACATCTTGGCCAGGATCCAGCGCTGCAATTTTCGCAGGCCCAGTTTGTGCGCGATCTGGCGGTTGGGCAGATCGGGAATTTCGTCGGCGACGACGACCATGCCGCCGGGCTTCACGACCCGGGCCATTTCCTTGAGAGCACGGCCCGGGTCGTTGACGTGGTTGAGCGCGCCGAGGCTGAACATGTTGTCGAAGGTCGCATCCGGAAACGGCAGTTGTTCGGCTTCGCCCACGACGAGCGTGGTGTCGTGCTGAGGGAAGTCGCGCTTGGTTTTTTCGAGCAGCACGCGCGAGATATCGACGCCCCACACCTGGCAGTCGAGCGGAATCTGCGGCATGTTGCGGCCGTCGCCCATGGCGACGTCGAGCAGCTTGGTGCCCGAGAGGCTGGGCAGGTGTCGCAACACTTCATTGCGGGCTTTGCGCTCGCCGCCGCGGGGCATGTGAGCAATCCATTCCCAAAAGCGGAACTTCGGCCAGAGCGAGCCGTTGTAGTAATCGGCGGCGATGGCGTTGTTGCCTTCAAACTTTTCGGTGACGTGCAGCACCTGATTTTTGATGGCGTAGGTGTGCGAGCAAGAGGTGCAGCCGAGCGCCTCAGCCGACTTGTATTGCAGGGGAGCGTGGCATTCGACGCACCGCAGCATCGACACTTGCGTGTCCCACTTCGTAACGTGGGCCGGCGCGGTTGAACTTGCTGACTTCGATCCGGTCCCGGGAATAGAAACGGTAATCATTGCATCTGCTCGGCAATAGAAAGTCGAGGTAAACCGCTCAAATATGCGGTAAAATCTATAGTGCCACACTAATCTCAATCGGCAGCGATGCAAGAAACCGCCTGAGCGAGGCACGGTGGGCGGCACAATCGCTACGTTCGGAGCGATCAGAAGAGTTTGGGTGCGCCGAGCGTTGAATTTTTCAGCGCAAGTCGACCGTAACGGGCCGATGATCCGACCCGAGCTTGGGTCCCACGCTCCGCCGGACCACTTCGATCTCGGGCGAGACGAGGCAGTGGTCGATCGGAACGCTGAAAAGAAGCGGGATTCGCGGCGACCAGCTGGCCTGCACGCCGATGCCCTGCCGGCTGTCGCGCAGATTGCCGCGTCGCAGCAGATCGTGGAAAAACGGGGAATAGCTGGTGATATTCAGATCGCCGGCGACGATGAGCGGGCCTTGGATGCGCTGGCAGTCCTGAGCGATCCGCTGCAATTGCTCATTGCGTAACTCTGCCGCCCGCCGGTTGACCGGCGGCAGCGGATGGGTCGCGATGATCGTGCAGGGCCGCGGCTGCGCGCCAAAGCGGGCGATGATCGAGGGGGCATTAGCGGTGCCGTAGTCGATTTGCTCGATCGATTCCCAGGGGACGCGACTGAGTAACGCAATGCCGCGACTGTTGCGCTGCGGCAGCACCAGCTGATGTGGGTAGGCGTCGCGCAACTGCGGCAACTGCTCGCCCCAGCCGTGGCTGACTTCATAGAGCAGTACGACATCGGCTTTCTTTTCCCGCAGCATGGCGAGGACATCGGCATATCGCTGGTTGCCGGCCCAGACGTTGAAGGAAACGATCCGCCAGGTCGGTTGCGTCGATTTCACAATCGGCGCCGGCCAGTAGATCGGCGCGACGAAGGCGAAGTTGATCACTGCGCCGATGATGGCGACAACGGCAAGGCTTCTCGTGCGAGTCAGCCAGAGAGCAACGGCCGCGAGCACCAGCAGCCAACCGTACTGCAACCGAAAATGGCAGAACTGCTCGGCCCGCCACCACTGCCGTGCGAAAAAACAGCCGAAGGTGAGGAGCAGTACGAACAGCATCGGCGTGGCGATGAGCAGAACCAATGCGCGGCGAGAAGAGAAAGTCGCGGCAGAGTTCATGGTTTCGGCCATCGCACGCTTGCTCTAGTGGATCCCTAGCAACTGATAGATCCGCCGATCGGCGAGCGTATCGGCGATGAGCTGCGCACCGGTGAAGTCATGACGGCGGCTGTGATCGCCGGGAACAGCCACGGCGTGTGCGCCGGAATCGATCGCGGCGCGGCAGCCATTGTGGCTGTCTTCGAGCACGAGCATCGCAGCCGGCTCGATGCCGTGCTGGGCGGCAGCTTTCAAGTAGATCTCAGGATTCGGTTTGCCGTGGAGGACATCGGCCGAGGTGAGAATGAATTTAAACCGCGGCCGCCAGCCGAAGTGGTCGAGCATGCGATAAACGACCGGCGCTCGGCTGCTGGTGGCGATGGCTTTGGGAATGTGGTTGGCTTCGAGCGCGTCTAGCAGTTCTACCAGTCCCGGCATGGGGGCGAGTTCGCGGTCGAGCAGGTCGAGAAAGATCGAATCGGAATCGGCGTAGATGTCTTCGACGGTTTCTTCCAAGCCGTGCCACTCGCGGAGAATGCCGAGGGCAATGATTCCGGGGCGCCCCATCATTTTATCGAGCAACTCTTGCTGAAACGGCTTGCACCGTTTTTCCAGCAGTTGGCGCATCACGCGCTCGTAGAGCATCTCGGTATTGAACATCAGGCCGTCGAGGTCAAACGTGACGGCGGAAATAGCTGATGGCATCGCGCGATCGATTTCGTGGAGGGAGATTAGAACAGCGGCGGTTTGCCTAATTGCCGGCGGACCACGGCCCATTGGCCACAATGCATCAGCCAGTGAGTTCCCTGCATGGCGAGTTGTTCACCTTGGGTCGGGCAGTAGGGAATGCCGGTTTGATTGTCGAGATCGGCGTCGCTGATGGCTTCGAGCGTCGCGAGAGTGACGGCCCGTTGCTCGGCGGCGACGCGGAGGAGTTCTTCCTTGGTGCAAAAGGCGGCGGGGTCGTCGTTGGCAGCCGCATCTTTGCCATATTTTTCGGCGAACCCAGCAGGGAGCGGCGGCATCTTTCCACCGGAGACCATGTTGCCGTAGTGATGCTCAGCAGCGATCAAATGGCCCAGTTGCCAGTTGATGTGATTCACCCCGGGAGCGGCCCGCAACATGAGGTCAGCATCGCTCAGATCGGCGAGGTAGCCGTTGCAAATGAAGTGACCCATGTTGATGGTGGCGCGGATGATGTCTTTGGCGTTCATGGTCCTGGCTTGTTGCTGGGAATGTAGATCGAAGAATTGCGATGGTACCCGCTTCGTCCTCGCTTACGCGTCGGGCTACCTAGTAACCGCTCACCGCGCCGGCTTGGATACCGGTGATGGGGGCAAGATTCAGGCGGCGGCGGACATCGTCGAGCATTTCCTTGGTACGACTAGCGCCGCAGCGAGTTGCGCCGGTCTCGCGCACTTTCAGCAGGGTATCGACATCACGCACGGCGCCGGCGGCTTTCACTTGCACATGCGCGGGGGAGTGCTTGCGCATCAGCATCAGATCTTCGATCGTCGCGCCCCCCGTGCCGTAGCCGGTCGAAGTCTTTACCCAATCGGCAGCGACTTCGCCGCAGATTTCGCAGAGCTTGATTTTGTGCTCATCCTTGAGGTAGCAGTTCTCGAAGATGACCTTCACCTTGGCGCCGGCTGCGTGGGCACAGTCGACAACACCCTTGATGTCGGCCTTCACATAATCCCACGCACCGCTCAGCACCTGGCTGATGTTGACGACCATATCGAGCTCGCGACCGCCGTCGGCGAGGGCTTGCTTGGCTTCGGCGATTTTCATCGCGGTGGTGTGGCCGCCGTGAGGAAAGCCGATGGTGGTGCTCGGCACGACCGTCGAACCGGCGAGGAGTTCGGCGCACCGCTTGAGGTAGTACGGCATGATGCAAACGCTGGCGCAGTCGTATGCCACGGCCAGTTTGCAGCCGGCTTCCAGATCGGCGACGGTCATCGTCGGCTGGAGGAGGCTGTGATCGATCATTTTGGCGAGATCGGCGTAGGTGTAGGTCATGGGATTGCAGATTTGAGATGTCAGATTGCAGATTGGGGAAGACGTACGCTAGGTTTCCTTTGTTGTCATGCAGTTCTGTGTTGTTGGCAAGTGGATGCAGGCGATTCATGCCCGATGAACTTTTGCTGAAGACCGAGCGCTTTTCCGTGGTCCGCGATTCGTTTGTGACCAGCAGCGGAAAAACGAAGAGTCGAGAGATTGTCCGTCATCCCGGCGCGGTGGTGATCGTGCCGCGATTGGCCGATGGAAGCGTTTGTCTGATTCGTAATTTTCGGCTTTCAGTGCGCCAAACACTGATCGAGCTGCCGGCAGGAACCCTCGAGGCGGGCATTTCGCCGCTGGAGCAAGCCCGGCGAGAACTGATCGAAGAAACCGGCTATCGTGCCGGCGCGATCAAGGAATTGCACTCGTTTTATCTCTCGCCCGGAATTCTCGACGAGCGAATGCATCTGTTCCTCGCGACGGATCTCGTGGCTGGTGATACCGCGCTCGAACTTGGCGAAGAAATCAGCAACCTCGTCGTGCCCTGGGAAGAGGCCATCGCGATGATCTTCCGTGGCGACATTCAGGATGCGAAGACCATCGCCTCGCTGCTGTATGTGCAGCATGCGGCGAAGGAGTAGCCCAGCTAAGCAACGCGATTACTCATGCCGTGAGGTTTCGGCAATCGGTTTGAGTTCGCTGCGGTTGCCGACGCGAACGCGGATCCGCATCGTTTGCATATCTCGGATCAGCGTGAGCTCTACTTCTTTGTTGACCGGCGTGAGACTGACGAGATTGATCAGGTGATCGTCGTCGTCCACGTGTAGATCGTTGTATTGCAGAATGACGTCGCCGAGCTGCAGCTTGGCTTTTTCGGCTGGCGAGCGCGGAGTAACGCCGGTGACACGAGCGCCTTCGGGTCGCGATAGTCCGGCCGCGGCGGCCTCTTCGCGAGTGAACGTCGCATCGAGTTGCACGCCGAGATAGGCTCGCACGACTTGACCGTGCTCGATCAGCTGATCGGCGACGACCATCACCATGTTCACGGGAATCGTAAAGCCGATCCCTTCGTTGCCGCCGCTGCTGCTGGCGATGGCAGTGTTAATGCCGATCACCTCGCCGCGGAGGTTCATGAGTGGGCCACCGCTGTTACCGGGATTGATGGCGGCATCGGTTTGCAGAAAGTCTTGATTCGTCACGCCGTCGTCGCCCAGCTGCAAATCGCGACGCCCCTTAGCCGAAATGATGCCGTAAGTCACCGAGTGACTCAAGCCAAACGGGCTGCCGACGGCGAGGACGAAGTCGCCGATCTCGAGCTTGTCGCTGTTGCCGATGATCGCGGGAACCAGGCTCTTGCCGTTGATCGCGAGAATCGCAATGTCGGTTTCGCGATCGGCCCACACCTGCGTGGGCGTGAGTTGCCGGCCGTCGGAGAGCTTGATTTTCACATTGCTAATCGACGAGTACTTGATGACGTGGCGGTTCGTCACGACATAAAACTTGCCGCCATGCTCGATGACAATTCCCGAGCCAGCTTCCTCGACCGATTTTTGCGAGATCCGCGAGTCATCGTCGCGTTTTGCTTCGATATGTACAACCGAGGGCGTGGCGAGCTTCACGGCTCGCTTCAGCAAATTATGTTGCTGCTCGAAGACATCGACATCGCGTGCCAACTCAGCGTGCAGTTGCGCGCGAGCATCGAGCGAAACCGGCTGTGGCTGCTGGTACGTAGGTTCTTCGGCGAAGGCGTGAGAAAACGTGCCGCATCCCAAGAGAGCCAGACCGGCTGTGTGAGTGCGGAAGATTCGCCAGAACGAAGCGCGACCGGATGCAGACATGGCCGGGATCCTTCCTTGGATTGACCAGTGTAGCGACCACACTCCGTGTGGATGATGCGCCGCGCAGCACGCGGCGACTACACTAATTTCGCAGCAAAAAAAGCCGGTGAAGAACATTCACCGGCTCCATTAATCTCGGCTCAGCC is drawn from Anatilimnocola floriformis and contains these coding sequences:
- a CDS encoding SMI1/KNR4 family protein — protein: MQLPATTTGSFACVAFDEKSQTLIAGGGASMPHPKRPIDEKFRELAAWSLPDGKLLWSVHEKGNDLIGTVVVRPGGNEVAAHAMRDVLVFSSSGQFLRQSKTDFLSGELVYSPDGKFFVSPSGKTLKLYDADTGNVAIEIELTTHDYTSAEAAAFLPDGKHIVVGLRVINDKGQTSGKLQLVDWTKREVVKSTNIDHQPRTVSVEPRGTWACFGTELKSRSCLLFWDLQKLELVGEQRISRGVSGLAISPTGAQYAITSNDHVIRIFDYATRKTVQTIEHATEDTCGGSLAWSADGNYLAFAARGKPPAGGLVLYRQHNGAWELMASDEEKAAIATAAVAPRPPVRVYTRTSALDVLEHGQLTANQFPTKCEHCSFPDLDAVPQPYVLVRGHEAAGDFTGAAFGNLLVSARARQMFEAAVPGEVKFYPTVDAKTKEPTHWQLAVPQTVVSAYTVTSSSARCPKCGELKEVSKLTPLAEIATTADVFKSQEWRNNGVIKSDDRLAKKYYKAQGGKIPSHQWIRLFLAREYWFSMRLLFLARELKFKGISYNDFLGNQKPTPADIAWIAEKLQLMRAAPAAEQTPKKPANATQWFQDYLASKASKKPLATADGIAAWEKKNSIQLPQSYADFVTTAGRHSFGDVFGREGYSVRVVGPKSLDAREYRRDPPEEGEEAQPDGLLFAVAINGDAFCFDLRGAEQDYPVFHFDHETESFEPFADNFAAAIQRMTEKG
- a CDS encoding HEAT repeat domain-containing protein, with product MRIQHFLYSALFLFCASALFAADPVKVSAEKEKEALAVLQSDAPAADKALACKKLTIDGSAAAVPELAKLLTNPQLHSWARIALEAIPGDEASAALRTAAGSLEGKLLIGVVNSLGNRRDAKAVEQLAKHLAAKDADVASAAAVALGLIGNDVATKTLRDALADSPKPVNSAIAEGLILCAEQRLNDKTAEAIEIYDQVRRAEVPKTRFLEATRGAILARKDEGIPLLLEQLRSPEKPLFQLALTTAREISGGAVDKALAEEVGKLNAERGALVITAMADRPKTVVVAAIVKAAAEGPKEVRIAAITALSRVGDDSSVTALLETALDKDTELADAAKATLADLQGEKVNSQIAAALPGATGKKLSLLLALVGQRRISATPALLKALDSNDVAVRTAALAALGETVDEKGLNVLITQVTAPKRAEDVVPAEKALLAASIRMPDREACATELVTAMDSAKSLETKIKLLEVVGAVGGKKALAAVGAAGKSTTPELQDASTKLLGEWTTDDAAPVLLDLAKIPGHKYHGRAIKGYIRIARQFILPDDVRNDMAQKAMDTAKASADKKLVLVVLQRYPNNTTFQMALNALKVPEIKDDALATVLSVAQSLQAKGVDVKDQLSKAGIEKTKVEIVKAEYGSDSGKKDVTAILQKRATDLPLITLPETTYNKSFGGDPAPGSDKKLKVQYKLNGKPGEATFVEGALILLPATK
- a CDS encoding Gfo/Idh/MocA family protein, which gives rise to MSQKVPLSRRGFVKTAIAAGVASMTPTIIPSSALGRDGATPPSERVVVGGIGIGNRGNYDLGCFLEQKDVQFTAVCDIKESRRQEVKKKVDGKYGNASCDMYRDFREVLDRTDIDAVLIATGPNWHGLMAMHAAKAGKDIYCEKPCTKNIVESLILRDTMARTGRVFQAGTQRRNLPHFAFACELARTGKLGKVQKVYAHPAGMKAIMSAWLPEQPVPEKEVVDWDIYLGPAAYRPYNQALLNGFNFEKGGGLVGAFGGGGVLEWGSHCVDLCQWAVNDCPPPVEYNPPKNGELVCKYENGCELIFRETGWIPLGSCPVRFEGETGWVEAGDSGKMVLSSPTLLAGRNVEEIGGYPATFHVRDFLDCVKTRGKPKGNAEAACNAHIACHAANVALALGRQVKYDLKTTMFVDDEPANRMRSEALREPWRL
- a CDS encoding class I SAM-dependent methyltransferase, with amino-acid sequence MITVSIPGTGSKSASSTAPAHVTKWDTQVSMLRCVECHAPLQYKSAEALGCTSCSHTYAIKNQVLHVTEKFEGNNAIAADYYNGSLWPKFRFWEWIAHMPRGGERKARNEVLRHLPSLSGTKLLDVAMGDGRNMPQIPLDCQVWGVDISRVLLEKTKRDFPQHDTTLVVGEAEQLPFPDATFDNMFSLGALNHVNDPGRALKEMARVVKPGGMVVVADEIPDLPNRQIAHKLGLRKLQRWILAKMFFLGPMSDVILENTDLKIEPLVADALVDWKIHSIWGNLGYVIAGKPKK
- a CDS encoding endonuclease/exonuclease/phosphatase family protein — translated: MAETMNSAATFSSRRALVLLIATPMLFVLLLTFGCFFARQWWRAEQFCHFRLQYGWLLVLAAVALWLTRTRSLAVVAIIGAVINFAFVAPIYWPAPIVKSTQPTWRIVSFNVWAGNQRYADVLAMLREKKADVVLLYEVSHGWGEQLPQLRDAYPHQLVLPQRNSRGIALLSRVPWESIEQIDYGTANAPSIIARFGAQPRPCTIIATHPLPPVNRRAAELRNEQLQRIAQDCQRIQGPLIVAGDLNITSYSPFFHDLLRRGNLRDSRQGIGVQASWSPRIPLLFSVPIDHCLVSPEIEVVRRSVGPKLGSDHRPVTVDLR
- a CDS encoding HAD family hydrolase — protein: MPSAISAVTFDLDGLMFNTEMLYERVMRQLLEKRCKPFQQELLDKMMGRPGIIALGILREWHGLEETVEDIYADSDSIFLDLLDRELAPMPGLVELLDALEANHIPKAIATSSRAPVVYRMLDHFGWRPRFKFILTSADVLHGKPNPEIYLKAAAQHGIEPAAMLVLEDSHNGCRAAIDSGAHAVAVPGDHSRRHDFTGAQLIADTLADRRIYQLLGIH
- a CDS encoding DinB family protein; the protein is MNAKDIIRATINMGHFICNGYLADLSDADLMLRAAPGVNHINWQLGHLIAAEHHYGNMVSGGKMPPLPAGFAEKYGKDAAANDDPAAFCTKEELLRVAAEQRAVTLATLEAISDADLDNQTGIPYCPTQGEQLAMQGTHWLMHCGQWAVVRRQLGKPPLF